One Brassica napus cultivar Da-Ae chromosome A5, Da-Ae, whole genome shotgun sequence DNA window includes the following coding sequences:
- the LOC106421090 gene encoding uncharacterized protein LOC106421090, with translation MCDSAFLSSRSSYEADVDSDSDIFTSSSSYSSYSESDEETDNGFVGETMKETKKSEKKKSNVLLEGYVVDDLKRTKSLTDDDLEELKGCVDLGFGFNYEEIPELCNTLPALELCYSMSHKFMDQDHHHHHHTSSSSPEKIESPLSQIASWKISSPGDSPDDVKARLKFWAQAVACTVRLCT, from the exons ATGTGCGACTCAGCTTTTCTTTCTAGCCGTTCCTCATATGAGGCAGACGTTGACTCAGACTCCGACATCTTCACCAGCTCCAGCTCATACTCCTCCTACAGTGAATCCGACGAAGAGACAGACAATGGCTTTGTTGGAGAGACGATGAAAGAGACCAAGAAgtcagagaagaagaagagcaatgTGTTGCTTGAAGGTTACGTTGTAGATGACTTGAAGAGGACCAAGAGTTTAACGGACGATGATCTAGAGGAGCTAAAGGGTTGTGTAGACTTAGGCTTTGGTTTTAACTACGAGGAGATTCCTGAGCTTTGTAACACTTTGCCTGCTCTAGAGCTTTGTTACTCTATGAGTCACAAGTTCATGGAtcaagatcatcatcatcatcaccatacttcttcttcttcccctgaGAAGATTGAATCTCCCCTTAGTCAGATAGCTAGCTGGAAGATCTCTAGCCCTG ggGACAGTCCTGATGATGTCAAAGCAAGGTTGAAGTTCTGGGCACAAGCTGTGGCATGCACCGTGAGATTATGCActtga
- the LOC106421211 gene encoding biotin synthase, mitochondrial, producing the protein MMLARFVFRSQLRPSVSARQSASYSSASAASAEAERTIREGPRNDWSKDEIKAVYDSPVLDLLFHGAQVHRHVHKFREVQQCTLLSIKTGGCSEDCSYCPQSSRYDTGVKAQRLMSKDAVIVAAKKAKEAGSTRFCMGAAWRDTIGRKTNFNQILEYIKEIRGMGMEVCCTLGMIEKQQALELKKAGLTAYNHNLDTSREYYPNVITTRSYDERLETLEHVRDAGINVCSGGIIGLGEAEEDRVGLLHTLATLPSHPESVPINALLAVKGTPLEDQKPVEIWEMIRMIGTARIVMPKAMVRLSAGRVRFSMPEQALCFLAGANSIFTGEKLLTTPNNDFDADQLMFKTLGLTPKPPSFSEDDSESENCEKVASSH; encoded by the exons ATGATGCTTGCTCGATTCGTATTTCGATCTCAACTGAGACCTTCTGTCTCAGCCAGACAATCTGCTTCTTACTCCTCTGCTTCCGCAGCCTCGGCTGAAGCCGAAAGAACGATCCGTGAAGGTCCGAGAAATGACTGGAGCAAAGATGAAATCAAAGCCGTCTATGACTCTCCTGTTCTTGACCTCCTCTTCCACGGA GCTCAGGTTCATAGGCATGTTCATAAGTTTAGGGAAGTGCAGCAATGTACTCTCCTCTCCATAAAGACTGGAGGGTGCAGTGAGGACTGTTCTTATTGTCCTCAGTCCTCCAGATATGACACTGGAGTCAAGGCCCAAAGACTCATGTCCAAGGACGCTGTCATTGTTGCTGCTAAGAAG GCAAAAGAAGCTGGAAGCACACGGTTTTGCATGGGTGCTGCGTGGCGAGATACAATAGGACGCAAAACCAATTTCAATCAGATACTTGAGTACATCAAAGAGATAAG AGGAATGGGGATGGAGGTTTGCTGCACATTGGGCATGATTGAGAAGCAGCAAGCGTTAGAGCTTAAGAAGGCTGGCCTCACTGCTTATAACCACAATCTTGATACTTCGAGAGAGTACTACCCCAACGTCATCACTACTAGAAGTTACGATGAACGCCTTGAAACTCTTGAGCATGTGCGTGATGCTGGAATCAACGTCTGTTCAG GAGGAATAATTGGGCTTGGGGAGGCAGAAGAGGACAGAGTAGGATTATTACACACATTGGCAACACTTCCTTCTCACCCTGAGAGTGTTCCCATCAACGCTCTTCTTGCAGTGAAAGGCACTCCTCTTGAAGACCAGAAG CCGGTTGAGATATGGGAGATGATCAGGATGATTGGAACAGCAAGAATCGTGATGCCAAAAGCAATGGTGAGGCTATCTGCTGGTAGAGTCCGGTTCTCGATGCCCGAGCAAGCCCTGTGTTTTCTCGCTGGTGCAAACTCTATCTTCACTGGAGAGAAGCTTTTGACAACGCCAAACAATGATTTTGACGCGGACCAGCTCATGTTCAAGACGCTGGGACTCACTCCTAAACCCCCAAGCTTCTCTGAAGATGATTCTGAATCAGAAAACTGCGAGAAAGTTGCTTCTTCTCATTAA
- the LOC106421215 gene encoding electron transfer flavoprotein-ubiquinone oxidoreductase, mitochondrial, producing MKKMKALFRSSSSSSLSFTIMHRFLLKLSSSTNPLRNSKNQLPLILPRFLSSTTASESPPPPRTSHPSNRFISRSGHPYSADSFRKSQAFSSKSRALGVRCISSEAGRESIEYDVLIIGAGPAGLSAAIRLKQLCQEKNADLSVCVVEKGAEVGGHVISGNVFEPLALDELLPHWRQEQAPIEVAASSDKFWFLTKNRAISLPSPFDNKGNYVISLSQLVRWLGGKAEELGIEIYPGFSASEVLYDASDKVVGIATKDMGISKDGSKKETFQPGVDIKGRVTLFAEGCRGSLSEKIIKKYKLREEVNAQHQTYALGIKEVWEIDESKHNPGEVVHTLGWPLDPKTYGGSFLYHMNNRQVALGLVVALNYKNPFLNPYEEFQKLKHHPAIKRILEGGTVLQYGARTLNEGGFQSIPYPVFPGGAIIGCSAGFLNVPKIKGTHTAMKSGMLAAEAAFGALHEGSNMSTYWDNLRSSWVWKELYSARNYRPAFEYGLIPGLAVSAMEHYVLRGKVPFTLKHGKADHEATDLARKWKPIEYPKPDGVLSFDVPTSLYRSNTNHDHDQPSHLRLRDPKIPEKVNLPEYAAPESRYCPARVYEYVEDEEGKPKLQINAQNCLHCKACDIKDPKQNIEWTVPEGGGGPAYSIM from the exons atgaaaaaaatgaaggcTTTGTTTAGATCATCATCGTCCTCTTCTCTTAGCTTCACCATCATGCATAGATTCCTTCTAAAGCTATCTTCTTCCACCAATCCATTGAGAAACTCTAAGAATCAACTGCCTTTGATTCTCCCTCGTTTCCTTTCATCAACCACCGCCTCTgagtctcctcctcctccaaggACCTCGCACCCTTCTAATCGATTCATTTCTCGATCTGGGCATCCTTATTCGGCCGATTCGTTTCGAAAGTCGCAAGCTTTCAGCTCAAAGTCGAGAGCTTTAGGTGTAAGATGTATCAGCAGTGAAGCGGGGAGAGAGAGTATAGAGTACGATGTTCTGATCATCGGAGCTGGACCGGCTGGTCTATCTGCTGCTATACGATTGAAACAGCTCTGTCAGGAGAAGAACGCTGATCTGTCTGTATGCGTCGTTGAGAAAGGAGCTGAAGTTG GAGGACACGTCATATCTGGAAATGTTTTTGAGCCTTTGGCGTTAGATGAACTTCTCCCACATTGGAGACAAGAACAG GCGCCAATTGAGGTCGCTGCTTCTTCCGATAAGTTCTGGTTTCTGACGAAGAACCGTGCGATCTCACTTCCTTCTCCTTTTGATAACAAGGGCAACTACGTTATTAG TTTGAGCCAACTGGTGCGTTGGTTAGGAGGCAAAGCTGAGGAGCTTGGAATAGAGATATATCCTGGCTTTTCAGCTAGTGAG GTGTTGTACGATGCAAGTGATAAGGTTGTTGGGATTGCAACCAAGGATATGGGAATATCCAAAGATGGTTCTAAGAAGGAGACTTTTCAGCCAGGCGTAGACATAaaag GGAGAGTTACTCTATTTGCTGAGGGATGCAGAGGATCATTGTCCGAG aaaataatcaaaaagtATAAATTAAGAGAGGAGGTTAATGCACAACATCAGACATACGCTTTGGGAATTAAAGAG GTTTGGGAGATAGATGAAAGCAAACATAACCCCGGAGAAGTTGTTCACACTTTGGGCTGGCCCTTGGATCCTAAGACATACGGAGGTTCTTTCTTGTACCACATGAACAATAGACAG GTTGCGCTTGGCTTGGTTGTTGCCTTGAATTACAAAAACCCTTTCTTGAATCCATATGAGGAGTTTCAG AAACTCAAACACCATCCAGCCATAAAACGCATCTTGGAAGGTGGTACTGTGCTTCAGTATGGAGCTCGCACTTTAAATGAAGGTGGTTTTCAG TCCATTCCCTATCCAGTTTTTCCTGGAGGAGCAATCATTGGATGTTCAGCTGGTTTTCTCAATGTACCCAAGATTAAAGGGACACATACCGCAATGAAATCAG GAATGTTAGCAGCAGAGGCTGCATTTGGTGCACTTCATGAAGGTTCAAACATGAGCACATACTGGGACAACCTGAGAAGTTCATGGGTGTGGAAGGAGCTCTACTCAGCTCGAAACTACCGACCT GCATTTGAGTATGGGCTAATCCCTGGCTTGGCCGTAAGTGCTATGGAACA CTATGTACTGAGAGGAAAGGTCCCTTTCACGTTGAAGCACGGGAAAGCAGACCACGAAGCAACTGAT CTTGCTCGGAAATGGAAGCCAATTGAGTATCCAAAGCCAGATGGTGTTTTGTCCTTTGACGTGCCAACGTCTTTATACAG GAGTAACACCAATCATGATCATGACCAGCCATCTCATTTGCGATTGAGGGATCCAAAGATTCCAGAAAAGGTGAACTTACCAGAGTATGCTGCACCAGAGTCACGTTACTGCCCGGCCCGTGTATACGA gTATGTTGAAGATGAAGAGGGTAAGCCGAAACTGCAGATCAACGCTCAAAACTGTTTGCACTGCAAG GCGTGTGACATTAAAGATCCGAAGCAAAACATAGAGTGGACAGTGCCTGAAGGTGGTGGAGGCCCTGCTTATTCCATCATGTAG
- the LOC106421164 gene encoding putative pentatricopeptide repeat-containing protein At5g09950, with product MHRLVPRSGYPNSTELLRKSRALTANSKTLAVNRSRYVSNEAAREPTEYDVVEKEAEVGSHIIPVALDKILPHWRREQSCVGDRGDNDVYLCNSHINAYFEKGDSVSARNLFDEMPQRNSVTWACVVSGYNRNGQHKEALLLLRNMIREGVFSNPYAFASALKACQELEDSVGKLFGRQLHGLMFKLSYAFNAVVSNVLISMYWKCIGSLGSALRAFDDIRVKNSVSWNSVISVYSGAGDLRSAFKMFSTMQCDDSRPTEYTFGTLVTAACSLTDVSLLKQIMCAVQKIGFLSDLFVGSGLVSAFAKSGELSYAKEVFNQMETRNAVTLNGLMVGLVRQKRGEEASKLFMDMKNMIDVNPESYVNLLSSFPEYYLAEEVGLRKGREVHGHVITTGLVDSMVGIGNGLVNMYAKCGSIDDARRVFRFMMEKDSVSWNSMITGLDQNGCFQEALERYQSMRRHGISPGSFALISSLSSCASLKWGRAGQQIHGESLRLGLDFNVSVSNALITLYAETGYVKECRRIFSFMPERDQVSWNAMIGALASSEGSVPEAVSCFMNALRAGQKLNRITFSSVLSAVSSLSFGELGKQIHALALKYSITDEATIENALIACYGKCEEMEECEKLFSRMSERRDDVTWNSMISGYIHNDLLPKALDLVCFMLQRGQRLDNFMYATVLSAFASVATLERGMEVHACSVRACLESDVVVGSALVDMYSKCGRLDYALRFFNAMPVKNSYSWNSMISGYARHGEGEEALKLFEDMKLDGQTPPDHVTFVGVLSACSHAGLVKEGFKHFESMSDCYGLAPRIEHFSCMADLLGRAGELDKLEEFIDKMPMKPNVLIWRTVLGACCRANGRKAELGRKAAEMLFQLEPENAVNYVLLGNMYAAGGRWEDLVEARKKMKDAEVKKEAGYSWVTMKDGVHMFAAGDKSHPDADMIYEKLKELNRKMRDAGYVPQTGFALYDLEQENKEEILSYHSEKLAVAFVLMTQRNSTLPIRIMKNLRVCGDCHSAFKYISKIEGRQIILRDSNRFHHFQDGECSCKDFW from the exons ATGCATAGGCTCGTTCCTCGATCTGGGTATCCTAATTCCACCGAGTTGTTGCGAAAGTCGCGAGCTTTAACTGCAAATTCGAAGACTTTAGCTGTAAACAGGAGTAGATATGTCAGCAACGAAGCAGCAAGAGAGCCGACAGAGTACGATGTTGTCGAGAAAGAAGCTGAAGTAG GATCACACATCATACCCGTGGCACTTGATAAGATTCTCCCACATTGGAGACGAGAACAG agcTGCGTTGGAGATAGAGGAGATAACGATGTCTACTTGTGCAACAGTCACATCAATGCTTATTTCGAGAAGGGTGATTCAGTCTCTGCGCGTAACctgttcgacgaaatgcctCAGAGGAACTCTGTCACATGGGCATGCGTTGTTTCAGGGTATAACCGTAACGGACAACATAAAGAAGCCTTATTGCTCTTAAGAAACATGATTAGAGAAGGAGTTTTCTCGAATCCCTACGCTTTCGCTAGCGCGCTTAAAGCTTGTCAGGAGTTAGAAGATTCTGTGGGGAAGCTTTTCGGGAGACAGCTTCACGGCCTAATGTTCAAACTCTCCTACGCATTCAATGCAGTAGTTTCGAATGTCCTCATATCAATGTACTGGAAATGCATAGGGTCTCTTGGTTCTGCTCTTCGTGCTTTCGATGACATAAGAGTTAAAAACTCTGTTTCGTGGAACTCGGTCATATCTGTGTATTCAGGGGCTGGGGATTTGAGATCTGCGTTTAAGATGTTCTCCACCATGCAGTGCGATGATTCTAGACCAACGGAGTATACTTTCGGTACTCTTGTAACTGCTGCTTGTTCTCTCACTGATGTTAGTTTGCTCAAACAGATCATGTGCGCTGTCCAAAAAATTGGTTTCCTTTCTGATCTATTCGTTGGAAGTGGATTGGTGAGTGCGTTTGCAAAGTCTGGTGAACTGAGTTACGCTAAGGaagtttttaatcagatggaaACGAGAAACGCGGTGACGTTGAACGGTCTAATGGTTGGTCTTGTGCGGCAGAAACGTGGAGAGGAAGCAAGTAAGCTCTTTATGGATATGAAAAACATGATTGATGTGAATCCTGAGTCATATGTGAATCTCCTAAGCTCGTTTCCTGAGTATTATCTAGCTGAGGAAGTAGGTCTGAGAAAAGGCAGAGAGGTTCATGGACATGTGATAACAACCGGCTTAGTTGATTCCATGGTCGGGATAGGAAACGGACTTGTTAATATGTACGCTAAGTGCGGGTCAATAGATGATGCCAGACGTGTGTTCCGTTTCATGATGGAGAAAGATTCTGTCTCCTGGAACTCCATGATCACTGGTCTTGACCAAAACGGCTGTTTTCAAGAAGCTTTGGAGCGCTACCAAAGCATGAGACGACATGGAATCTCGCCTGGAAGTTTCGCACTGATTAGTTCACTGAGCTCATGCGCTAGCTTGAAGTGGGGTAGAGCAGGACAACAGATTCATGGAGAAAGCCTCAGATTGGGGCTTGATTTCAATGTTTCGGTTTCAAATGCGCTTATCACACTCTACGCAGAGACAGGCTATGTCAAAGAATGTCGTAGAATATTCTCCTTCATGCCAGAGCGTGATCAGGTCTCTTGGAATGCCATGATAGGCGCTTTAGCTAGCTCAGAAGGGTCAGTACCCGAAGCAGTGTCATGTTTCATGAACGCGCTGCGAGCTGGACAGAAACTCAACAGAATAACCTTTTCAAGCGTTCTCTCAGCTGTCTCATCCCTCTCATTCGGTGAGCTCGGCAAGCAGATACACGCGCTAGCTTTAAAGTACAGTATCACAGATGAAGCAACCATTGAGAACGCGCTGATAGCTTGCTATGGAAAGTGCGAGGAGATGGAGGAGTGCGAGAAGCTATTTTCTAGAATGTCAGAGAGAAGAGATGATGTGACTTGGAACTCGATGATCTCTGGTTATATACATAATGATCTCCTCCCCAAGGCCTTGGACTTGGTTTGTTTTATGCTGCAGAGAGGTCAGAGATTGGATAACTTCATGTACGCGACTGTTCTCAGCGCGTTTGCTTCGGTTGCGACGCTGGAGCGTGGGATGGAAGTGCACGCCTGCTCGGTGAGAGCTTGTTTGGAATCTGACGTGGTGGTTGGGAGTGCGCTCGTCGACATGTACTCAAAATGTGGTAGACTAGATTACGCTTTGAGGTTCTTTAACGCGATGCCTGTGAAGAATTCATATTCTTGGAACTCGATGATCTCTGGCTACGCACGACATggggaaggagaagaagctttGAAGCTTTTTGAGGATATGAAGCTCGATGGACAAACACCGCCTGATCATGTTACCTTCGTGGGAGTGTTGTCGGCTTGTAGCCATGCCGGTTTGGTTAAAGAAGGGTTTAAACATTTCGAATCTATGAGTGATTGTTATGGCTTAGCTCCTAGGATTGAGCACTTCTCGTGTATGGCTGACTTGCTAGGCCGTGCGGGTGAGCTAGATAAGTTGGAAGAGTTCATCGATAAGATGCCGATGAAGCCTAATGTTCTCATATGGAGAACTGTGCTGGGCGCTTGTTGCAGAGCCAATGGTCGTAAAGCAGAGCTAGGGAGGAAAGCAGCAGAAATGCTGTTTCAGTTAGAGCCAGAGAACGCTGTAAACTATGTGCTGCTTGGTAACATGTATGCTGCTGGAGGAAGATGGGAAGATTTAGTAGAagcgaggaagaagatgaaagatgcGGAAGTGAAGAAGGAAGCTGGTTACAGTTGGGTGACCATGAAAGATGGAGTTCATATGTTTGCAGCTGGGGATAAGTCACATCCAGACGCTGATATGATCTACGAGAAGCTCAAGGAGCTTAATAGGAAGATGAGGGATGCAGGTTACGTGCCGCAGACGGGATTCGCTTTGTATGATCTAGAGCAAGAGAACAAGGAAGAGATTCTGAGTTATCATAGCGAGAAGCTCGCTGTAGCTTTTGTTCTCATGACACAGAGGAACTCTACGCTGCCCATCAGGATAATGAAGAATCTGAGAGTGTGTGGTGATTGTCACTCTGCTTTCAAGTATATATCAAAGATCGAAGGGAGACAGATAATCCTAAGAGATTCAAACAGGTTTCATCATTTTCAAGACGGTGAATGTTCATGCAAAGATTTCTGGTGA